The genomic window TATTATTTTAGCATATATATTAGAAGAAAATTTACTTTCAAAAAAAGCATTTCATAGAGTTGGTTTTACATTTGATTGTGTTGAAAAATATAAAGGTGTGGAACATATGCTTTTTATAAAATGTTTAAATTGATTTATATGGACGGGTTATTCCGTCCTTTTTCTATAATTAGGAGGGGCTATGATTAGTGATAAAAAAAAGAAAGTTAAAATTATTTTATCTGTTTTAGAAAAAAAATTTGGAAATCCTAAATGTGCATTAAATTATAAGACTCCATTTGAACTATTGGTAGCAGTTATCTTATCAGCTCAATGTACAGATAAAAGAGTTAATATTGTTACAAATGATATGTTTAAAGAGATAAATACTCCAGAAGAATTTGCCAATTTAGATTTGAAAATTATAGAAGAAAAAATAAAAAGTACAGGTTTTTATAGGAATAAATCAAAAAATATAAAAAAAACTAGTCAACAAATTTTAAAAGATTATAACGGTCAAGTTCCAAAAGAGATGGAAGAGTTATTAAAGTTAAGTGGTGTAGGAAGAAAAACAGCAAATGTAGTTAGAGGTGAGATTTGGGGGTTAGCTGATGGGGTAACAGTTGATACTCATGTAAAAAGATTAAGTAAATTAATAGGCATAACTGAAGAAGAAACTCCAGAAAAAATAGAAAAAGATTTGATGGAAATAGTTCCACAAAACAAATGGATAGAATTCTCTCATTTGTTAATCCTTCAAGGAAGGGATAAGTGCATAGCAAGAAGACCGAAATGCTTAGAATGTGAAATAAAAAAAGTTTGCAAAAATTTTAATGAAAACATAAAGAATAATTCTTGACAAAAATAGTAAAGAATGGTATAAAATAAGTATTAAAGGTTAGGAGTTGATGAAATGAGAATTTATTTAGATAATAATGCAACTACAAAGTTAGATGAAAAAGTATTTGAAAGTATGATTCCTTATTTTAAAGAAGAATATGGAAATGCATTTAGTCTTCATTTATTTGGAACAGAAACAGGAAAAGCAGTGCGAGAAGCAAGAGAAAAAATAGCAAATATTTTAAGTGTAAAGCCTGAAGAAATAATATTTACAGGATCAGGAACAGAAGCTGACAACTTAGCTATTAGAGGAATTGCTAGAGCATATAAAAATAGAGGAAAACATATAATAGTAAGTTCAATAGAACACCCAGGTGTAAGAAATACATGTAGAGATTTAGAAAAAGAAGGTTTTGAAGTAAGTGAAATAGATGTGGATAAAAATGGAGTTATAGAAATAGAAGAATTAGAAAAAGCTATAAGAGAAGATACTATTTTAATAACTGTTATGCATGCAAATAACGAAAGTGGAGCTATACAACCTATAGAAAAAATAGCAAAAATAGCAAATAAAAATAAAATATTATTTCATGTTGATGCAGTTCAAAGCATGGGGAAAAAAGAAATAAAACCTAAAGAAATAGGGATAGATACATTAGCCTTTACAGCACATAAATTTTATGGTCCTAAAGGAATTGGAGCATTATATATAAGAAATGGAGTTAGAATTGGAAAAGTTATTACTGGAGGGGGACAAGAAAGAAAATTAAGACCAGGAACAACTAATACTCCTCTTATTGTTGGTATGGCCAACGCTTTGGAAGATATATATAATAATAAAGATGAAGAAGAAAGCAGAATCTCTAAACTAAGAGATTATTTTGAAGCTGAAGTATTAAAAAGAATACCAGAAGTGGTAATAAACTCAAAATCAGTAGAAAGATTAGCTGGAACATCAAGTGTGACTTTTAAATATATTGAAGGTGAATCAATATTACTTCGTTTAAGTTTAAAAGGGATAGCTGTAAGTTCAGGGTCAGCTTGTTCGTCTGATGAATTACAAGCTTCACATGTTTTATTAGCTATGGGAATTCCAGTTGAGTTTGCTCATGGGACAATAAGATTTAGTATGGGAAAATATAATACAAAGGAAGAAATCGATTATACATTGGATAATTTGGTTGATATAATAAAAAAATTAAGAGAAATGTCTCCTTTGTGGGATAAAAGTAAAAATAAAATTTAGGGGGAAAACAATGGAATATACAGAAAAAGTAATGGATCATTTTAGTAATCCTAGAAATATGGGAGTAATAAAAGATCCAGATGGATATGGAAAAATAGGAAATGCTTCTTGTGGAGACATAATGGAGATATTTTTGAAAATAGATGATAATATTATTACAGATGTTAAATTCAGAACATTTGGTTGTGCATCTGCCATAGCCTCTTCATCAGTGTCAACAGAAATGGTCTTAGGTAAAACAGTAGATGAAGCTCTAGAGATAACAAATAAAGTTGTTGTAGAAGCTTTAGGAGGCTTACCAGCAGTAAAAATGCATTGTTCAGTTCTTGCTGAGGAAGCAATAAAAGCTGCCATTGAAGATTATATGTCAAAGAAAAAATAAAAAATTACTATAGAGTATTTAATAGAGGGTATTTATAGAAAAGTTTGCTTGACAAGAAATAGAAATTATGGTAATATTACTGGCGTGGAGAGCTATCCTAATTGGTAAGGAATCGGTCTTGAAAACCGACGCCGTAAGGCTTCAGAGTTCGAGTCTCTGGTTCTCCGCCAGATGGTGAAGTGGCAGAGTGGCCGAATGCGCTCCCCTGCTAAGGGAGTGTACCGCTTAAACGGTACCGAGAGTTCAAATCTCTCCTTCACCGCCATAAATTATAGGTAGGTTACTACCTTTTTTTATTTACGTGCTCGTAGCTCAACTGGATAGAGTACTTGACTACGGATCAGGGGGTTGGAGGTTCGACTCCTCTCGAGTACGCCATAATTTTTAATAAAGCCCTTGACTTTATTAATGGAATAAAGTATAATTATCAGGTATTAATAAAACATTTAAAGAAGAAACCCCTGTTTCTCACCTTTGAGCTAGAGCTTAATTGGTTAATTATTAAAATAAATTTATTTTGATTATACAACAGGGTTATGTGCCTTGTTTTTTTTTATAAAGTTTTAAATTAGGAGGTGTCGGCTATTTCTGACAAAATTAGAATCAATGAAAGAATAAGAGGAAAAGAATTTAGAGTTATATCAAATTCAGGAGAACAAATGGGTATAATGACGGCTTCAGAAGCATTAAATGAAGCTAGAGAATTGGATCTTGACTTGGTTGAAATATCACCATCAGCAAAACCACCAGTTTGTAAAATAATGGATTATGGTAAGTACAAATATGAACAAACTAGAAAAGCCAAAGATGCTAAAAAGAAACAAAAAATGGTTATTGTTAAAGAAGTAAAGGTAAGAACAAGAATAGATATTCATGATTTGGAAACAAAGATGAACAATATACAAAAATTTTTAGATAAAGATAATAAAGTAAAAGTGACTTTAGTTCAATTTGGAAGAGAAAGAAGTTATGAGGGAATGGGTATAGCTTTACTTGAACAAATTGCAGAAAAATTTGAAGAATGTGCAGATATAGAAAAAAGGTACAGAGACGCACAAAAGCATTTGCTAATGACATTGAAAAAATAGTATTTAAGTAATTGGGAGGAGGAACATATAATGCCAAAGATGAAAACTCATAGAGGAACAGCGAAAAGAGTAAAAGTAACAGGAACAGGAAAATATGTAGTAAAACACTCAGGAAAAAGTCACATATTAACTAAAAAAACAAGAAAAAGAAAAAATAAAATGAAAAAAGATGGTGTACTTTTAGATGTATATAAAAAGCACATGATTTCTTTATTACCATATGGAGTAGGAAGATAATAGCTAATTTTAATAGATAGGAGGAAAAAATGAGAGTTAAAACTGGTGTAGTAAGAAGAAGAAAACATAAAAAGATTTTAAAAGCTGCTAAAGGATTCAGAGGAGCTTCTGGAGACGTAGTAAAACAAGCTAAACAAGCTGTAATGAGAGCAATGGCTTTTTCAACTAGAGATAGAAAAGTAAGAAGAAGAAAAATGAGACAATTATGGATCATCAGAATAAATGCAGGAGCAAGATTAAATGGAATGACTTATTCTACATTTATGAATGGATTAAAAAGATCTGAAATTGAATTAGATAGAAAAGTTCTAGCAGATATGGCATTAAATAATGCAGAAGGATTTGCTAAATTAGCAGAAGCAGCAAAAGCAGCTTTAGCTTAGTTAAACTAAAAATTTTAGCAGAGCTGGTCTCTGCTTTTTTTTATGTATACAATCAAAAATAAAACTTATATATTTTGATTTATTATAAAAAAGTCCCAGTAGTTATAACTACTGGGACTTTTTTATAAATTATTATTTAAGTTTAGATAAAAATCTCTCTACATCAACAATAAATCTTTCATGGATAGCCTCTCCAATAACAGTGCTATCATGAGTTGCTTTTAATTTAAAAGTAAGTTTTTTACCTTCAACTTTAATTAACTCAGATTCACAAGTAATTTCATCGCCAATTTTATTTGCTTTAAGATGTTTCATGTTCATAGAAATTCCAACTGTAGATTCCCCTTCTTTAAGAAAAGGAGTAACAATATCCAAAGATGTTTTTTCCATAAAAGCAATAAGGAAAGGAGTTCCGTAAACATCTAAAGTTCCAGAAGCTGCTTTTGCAGCAGT from Fusobacterium sp. IOR10 includes these protein-coding regions:
- the nth gene encoding endonuclease III is translated as MISDKKKKVKIILSVLEKKFGNPKCALNYKTPFELLVAVILSAQCTDKRVNIVTNDMFKEINTPEEFANLDLKIIEEKIKSTGFYRNKSKNIKKTSQQILKDYNGQVPKEMEELLKLSGVGRKTANVVRGEIWGLADGVTVDTHVKRLSKLIGITEEETPEKIEKDLMEIVPQNKWIEFSHLLILQGRDKCIARRPKCLECEIKKVCKNFNENIKNNS
- a CDS encoding cysteine desulfurase family protein, encoding MRIYLDNNATTKLDEKVFESMIPYFKEEYGNAFSLHLFGTETGKAVREAREKIANILSVKPEEIIFTGSGTEADNLAIRGIARAYKNRGKHIIVSSIEHPGVRNTCRDLEKEGFEVSEIDVDKNGVIEIEELEKAIREDTILITVMHANNESGAIQPIEKIAKIANKNKILFHVDAVQSMGKKEIKPKEIGIDTLAFTAHKFYGPKGIGALYIRNGVRIGKVITGGGQERKLRPGTTNTPLIVGMANALEDIYNNKDEEESRISKLRDYFEAEVLKRIPEVVINSKSVERLAGTSSVTFKYIEGESILLRLSLKGIAVSSGSACSSDELQASHVLLAMGIPVEFAHGTIRFSMGKYNTKEEIDYTLDNLVDIIKKLREMSPLWDKSKNKI
- the nifU gene encoding Fe-S cluster assembly scaffold protein NifU, coding for MEYTEKVMDHFSNPRNMGVIKDPDGYGKIGNASCGDIMEIFLKIDDNIITDVKFRTFGCASAIASSSVSTEMVLGKTVDEALEITNKVVVEALGGLPAVKMHCSVLAEEAIKAAIEDYMSKKK
- the infC gene encoding translation initiation factor IF-3; this translates as MSAISDKIRINERIRGKEFRVISNSGEQMGIMTASEALNEARELDLDLVEISPSAKPPVCKIMDYGKYKYEQTRKAKDAKKKQKMVIVKEVKVRTRIDIHDLETKMNNIQKFLDKDNKVKVTLVQFGRERSYEGMGIALLEQIAEKFEECADIEKRYRDAQKHLLMTLKK
- the rpmI gene encoding 50S ribosomal protein L35 — protein: MPKMKTHRGTAKRVKVTGTGKYVVKHSGKSHILTKKTRKRKNKMKKDGVLLDVYKKHMISLLPYGVGR
- the rplT gene encoding 50S ribosomal protein L20, translating into MRVKTGVVRRRKHKKILKAAKGFRGASGDVVKQAKQAVMRAMAFSTRDRKVRRRKMRQLWIIRINAGARLNGMTYSTFMNGLKRSEIELDRKVLADMALNNAEGFAKLAEAAKAALA
- a CDS encoding thioesterase family protein; translation: MITEGLKLSHTKIVTPDETAAKAASGTLDVYGTPFLIAFMEKTSLDIVTPFLKEGESTVGISMNMKHLKANKIGDEITCESELIKVEGKKLTFKLKATHDSTVIGEAIHERFIVDVERFLSKLK